One genomic region from Athalia rosae chromosome 3, iyAthRosa1.1, whole genome shotgun sequence encodes:
- the LOC105689960 gene encoding trafficking kinesin-binding protein milt isoform X2 gives MNSKNTSSFSLNGGGQPQFLNGHESAGRNERSRHDGNAKTVSSLGSTFESIALDVSFAGINSNGPTSLGSRSSPRHFKARSLSSVWEVPEPEENPELWEDIGVVEYMERRLGPPDESTVDERVESLRQILLDTDLHEGEGEASDFLYHVARTKHGKLYIRVIRTVLMNRVLCSNRVSQMTKTYNDIEAVTRLLEEKEKDLELTARIGKELLTHNQKLESNVTSLETELKLANEKITQLSHELIKKTELIQILTNDVDDSGSESGTPTGLRGINLDMMQRRISVLEDENKQLRTEFNNLVHDADDCEEQEARLVKDIAAQLASANMEVDGIADELDRQKEENRLQHEQIVSLTNKLAETELRLARLLAEHDEVGATLVITKDNQNILANELAEFKDRYTEVVTLLAETQDQLRKQRKKGMPIVRGGSLFPSLGAAPQPDSIASELESSLYSEASLDSGIISDRMPAFKKVFETVRTASRASYAGSVDANQFPRLGSMTTSTLSSGSSGPRMSCGALRPIASSGFPSLDSTGHSDSEGSLLTDSEDYPGPQQTGVPGAPGAADLEAALRRLTPAEVTARRACLSTGAGYNYDYDAGIQSPPSFLPFGCRTPDSIMSTGSSGNLSGFSGNSGNGWRLPEKLQIVKPLEGSQTLHHWSQLATPTLGGLLDERPGVKTRGGRALEDLGLETFTLADLEEDEEYANPGKLFQDTGSVYTFTNSTVMHPDDHTSVTTSVVGSRIATAPSSALNSGMNTPRTMSRRNSTSTFSTTLGLAKMLNERGIKAVTPSCVSTPSGERNFTPTATPCNSPDGTPPPSRSNSPPPYSSPFRLFSTGAELLKRTFGAEEQIQVRKPKRTKPTLSRSDKKALTGIRLVEKLERIGIDTIMATTASSTISPLALQGAIYTRRSMDSPMAQLTSLKTSMSSSISQEKLSSASSSCSVDSDPLIRKPPLPPGKSREKEAELGVPVRPGSGGLNVRLGQLSSRQRRSGAGATRPDLGKVKATSAAPNVKESAPQSALGTISSLLFGRKGGLL, from the exons ATGAACAGCAAAAACACGAGTTCTTTTTCCTTGAACGGCGGTGGACAACCCCAATTTTTAAACGGGCATGAATCTGCCGGACGCAACGAACGGTCCCGACACGATGGAAACGCGAAGACCGTCTCTTCTCTTGGCTCAACCTTCGAATCAATCGCCCTTGACGTCTCTTTCGCCGGAATTAATAGCAACGGTCCCACCAGCCTCGGCAGCAGATCGAGTCCGAGACACTTCAAGGCCAGGTCGCTTTCCAGCGTCTGGGAGGTACCCGAGCCAGAAGAGAATCCCGAATTATGGGAGGATATCGGGGTCGTTGAATATATGGAAAGGCGATTGGGACCACCGGACGAAAGCACGGTGGACGAAAGGGTCGAAAGTTTGCGACAGATTCTCCTCGACACGGATCTTCACGAGGGGGAAGGAGAAGCGTCGGATTTCCTCTACCATGTCGCGAGAACGAAGCACGGAAAATTGTACATTCGAGTCATCCGGACAGTCCTTATGAACCGAG TTCTATGTAGTAACCGGGTGAGCCAAATGACAAAAACCTATAATGATATAGAAGCAGTAACCAGGCTTCTGGAGGAG AAAGAGAAAGACTTGGAGTTAACAGCTCGAATTGGCAAGGAGCTGCTAACCCACAACCAAAAACTTGAAAGTAATGTTACGTCGCTGGAAACAGAGCTGAAATTAgccaatgaaaaaattacccaaCTGAGTCATGAGCTGATAAAGAAAACTGAGCTGATACAAATACTAACAAACGATGTCGACGACTCGGGATCAGAGAGTGGCACTCCAACGGGCCTGCGAGGGATTAATCTGGATATGATGCAACGGAGAATCAGCGTCcttgaagatgaaaataaacaacTGCGTACAGAATTCAATAACTTGGTACACGATGCCGATGATTGCGAGGAGCAGGAAGCACGCCTTGTTAAAGACATCGCCGCGCAACTAG cgAGTGCCAACATGGAGGTAGACGGCATTGCGGATGAACTGGATCGCCAGAAGGAAGAGAACAGGCTTCAGCACGAGCAGATAGTCAGTCTCACGAATAAACTGGCTGAGACTGAGCTCAGACTTGCTCGGTTATTGGCTGAACATGACGAAGTTGGTGCCACGCTAGTCATTACCAAGGATAATCAAAATATCCTTGCCAATGAACTTGCTGAATTCAAGGATCGGTACACAGAG GTGGTGACTCTGCTAGCTGAAACACAGGATCAGTTGCGTAAACAGAGGAAGAAAGGGATGCCCATTGTTCGTGGCGGATCACTTTTCCCTTCACTTGGTGCTGCCCCGCAGCCGGACTCTATAGCTTCAGAGCTCGAGTCTTCATTGTATTCTGAAGCAAGTCTTGATTCCGGGATCATTAGCGATAGAAT gcCAGCTTTCAAGAAGGTATTCGAAACTGTGAGAACTGCTTCCCGAGCGTCGTATGCCGGCAGTGTAGATGCTAATCAATTCCCACGCCTCGGATCTATGACCACTTCAACTTTGTCTAGTGGATCATCAGGTCCTCGTATGAGCTGCGGTGCATTACGTCCAATCGCATCATCAGGATTTCCTAGTTTGGACTCTACTGGTCACAGCGATAGCGAAGGCTCCCTGTTGACTGATTCCGAGGATTATCC GGGCCCACAACAAACCGGAGTGCCAGGTGCGCCAGGAGCTGCGGATCTCGAAGCTGCTCTACGTCGTTTAACCCCAGCGGAAGTAACAGCGAGAAGAGCATGCTTGAGCACAGGAGCCGGCTACAACTACGATTACGATGCTGGAATTCAGTCACCGCCTTCGTTTTTGCCATTTGGTTGTCGAACACCTGACAGTATTATGTCGACAGGTAGCAGCGGTAATTTGAGCGGGTTTAGCGGCAACAGTGGAAACGGATGGAGGCTAccggaaaaattgcaaattgtAAAGCCACTCGAAGGCTCACAAACGCTCCACCACTGGTCTCAGCTTGCTACACCGACTCTCGGTGGTTTACTCGATGAAAGACCCGGAGTAAAGACGCGTGGAGGTAGAGCCTTGGAAGATCTTGGGCTCGAAACATTCACTTTAGCTGATCTTGAAGAGGACGAAGAGTATGCCAATCCTGGGAAACTGTTCCAAGACACAGGATCCGTCTATACATTTACAAATAGTACGGTTATGCATCCCGACGATCACACAAGCGTAACAACCAGCGTTGTAGGAAGTCGAATAGCCACAGCACCCAGCAGCGCTCTGAACTCTGGTATGAATACACCGAGAACTATGAGTCGACGCAATTCGACTTCGACTTTCTCAACGACCTTGGGTCTCGCGAAGATGCTCAATGAGAGAGGCATCAAGGCTGTGACGCCATCCTGTGTATCGACACCTAGTGGCGAACGTAACTTCACGCCAACCGCTACCCCCTGCAATAGTCCCGATGGCACTCCACCGCCTTCCAGGTCAAATTCTCCACCGCCTTACAGCAGTCCTTTTAGACTCTTTAGCACTGGAGCTGAACTCTTGAAACGCACTTTTGGTGCAGAAGAACAAATCCAGGTACGCAAGCCGAAACGAACGAAGCCCACGCTTAGTCGTTCAGATAAAAAAGCTTTGACCGGAATTAGACTGGTTGAAAAACTTGAGCGCATAGGGATAGATACAATAATGGCGACTACGGCGAGCTCTACAATTTCACCACTGGCACTTCAAGGAGCTATTTACACCCGACGTTCTATGGATAGTCCGATGGCTCAGTTAACATCGCTCAAGACTTCCATGTCTTCTAGTATTAGCCAAGAAAAGCTTTCATCTGCTTCGTCTTCCTGTTCAGTGGACAGCGATCCCCTTATCAGAAAGCCTCCTTTACCCCCTGGCAAATCAAGAGAAAAGGAAGCTGAGCTTGGTGTTCCCGTTCGCCCAGGATCCGGTGGTTTGAATGTCAGACTCGGCCAATTATCAAGTCGTCAACGACGTTCTGGCGCGGGGGCAACCCGTCCTGACCTTGGCAAGGTGAAGGCAACATCTGCAGCTCCAAACGTTAAAGAATCCGCACCACAGTCAGCATTAGGTACTATAAGCTCACTCCTTTTCGGAAGAAAGGGAGGACTTCTGTAA